A stretch of the Candidatus Denitrolinea symbiosum genome encodes the following:
- a CDS encoding proline dehydrogenase, with amino-acid sequence MLRSFLIYLSKAQWAQNIVTGWSFAWKAASRFVAGEKTADAVRVVRDLNAKGVNATLDHLGEHTSTADEAAQATQDILAILDEIETAGVRANVSIKLTQIGMGLDESVCRENLQRILQRAREHGNFIRIDIEDTPYTDTTLAIYQSMLERGFTNRHFGMAVQSYLFRAEADTKALLANKTTIRLVKGAYKEPPEKAFPKKADVDANYDLLTRLLIDASLADRSKLSEDGRVPPIPVIATHDEKRIEFTVSYANKVGLPKDGLEFQMLYGIRRDLQEKLAKDGYPVRVYVPFGTHWYPYFMRRLAERPANIWFFISNFFKG; translated from the coding sequence ATGCTTCGCTCCTTTCTGATCTATCTTTCCAAGGCGCAGTGGGCGCAGAACATTGTGACGGGCTGGTCGTTCGCGTGGAAGGCGGCCTCCCGCTTTGTTGCGGGGGAAAAGACGGCGGATGCCGTCCGCGTCGTCCGCGACCTGAACGCCAAAGGAGTCAACGCCACGCTCGACCATCTCGGAGAGCATACATCCACGGCCGACGAGGCTGCCCAGGCTACGCAGGATATCCTGGCGATCCTGGACGAAATCGAAACGGCGGGCGTGCGCGCCAACGTCTCCATCAAACTGACGCAGATCGGCATGGGGCTGGACGAATCGGTCTGCCGCGAGAACCTTCAGCGCATCCTCCAGCGCGCCAGGGAACACGGCAACTTCATCCGCATTGATATTGAAGACACGCCCTACACCGACACGACGCTCGCCATCTACCAGTCCATGCTGGAGCGCGGCTTCACGAACCGTCACTTCGGTATGGCGGTGCAGTCCTATCTCTTCCGCGCCGAAGCGGATACGAAAGCCCTGCTCGCGAACAAGACCACCATCCGGCTGGTCAAGGGCGCGTACAAGGAACCGCCCGAAAAAGCCTTCCCGAAGAAGGCGGACGTGGACGCCAACTACGACCTGTTGACGCGGCTGCTGATTGACGCCTCCCTCGCGGACCGTTCGAAGTTGAGCGAAGACGGACGCGTCCCGCCCATCCCCGTGATCGCCACGCACGACGAAAAGCGCATCGAGTTTACCGTCTCGTACGCGAACAAAGTCGGCCTCCCCAAAGACGGGCTGGAATTCCAAATGCTCTACGGCATCCGCCGCGATTTGCAGGAGAAACTGGCAAAGGACGGATATCCCGTGCGCGTGTACGTCCCCTTTGGCACGCATTGGTATCCGTACTTCATGCGGCGGCTGGCGGAGCGACCGGCGAACATCTGGTTCTTCATCTCGAATTTCTTCAAAGGATAA
- a CDS encoding short-chain dehydrogenase has translation MTRSFALVTGGAHRLGRDFALLLARMDYDILLHFHSAEDDARRVKAEIEALGRQAHLLKADLSNPEEVHSIFEQITFILRPSAFILRVLVNSAAVMSAGHPRDLTLEDWDSALNLNLRAPFLMAQAAARLMTSGGLIVNVSDIGAQKAWSRYPAYTVSKSALESLTKVLARAFAPSIRVNAIAPGLVYPSDAVTPEVWERLTARLPLQRPARGEELASALEFLIRNEYVTGQTIVVDGGYSLV, from the coding sequence ATGACCCGTTCCTTCGCCCTCGTCACCGGCGGCGCGCATCGGCTCGGCAGGGACTTTGCCCTGTTGCTCGCGCGCATGGACTATGACATCCTCCTGCATTTTCACTCCGCCGAAGACGACGCCCGACGCGTGAAAGCCGAGATCGAAGCGTTGGGCAGGCAGGCGCATCTTTTGAAAGCCGATCTTTCCAACCCCGAAGAAGTTCACTCCATCTTCGAGCAAATAACATTCATCCTTCGGCCTTCAGCCTTCATCCTTCGAGTTCTGGTGAACTCTGCCGCCGTCATGTCGGCGGGACATCCGCGCGACCTGACCCTCGAAGACTGGGATTCCGCCCTGAACCTGAACCTGCGCGCGCCGTTCCTGATGGCGCAAGCGGCCGCGCGGCTGATGACCTCCGGCGGACTGATCGTCAACGTGAGCGACATCGGCGCGCAGAAGGCGTGGAGCCGCTACCCGGCGTACACGGTCAGCAAGTCCGCGCTCGAGTCGTTGACCAAAGTGTTGGCGCGGGCGTTCGCGCCGTCCATCCGCGTCAACGCCATCGCGCCGGGACTCGTCTACCCGTCGGACGCGGTTACGCCCGAGGTGTGGGAGCGGCTGACGGCGCGGCTGCCGCTCCAACGTCCCGCGCGCGGCGAGGAGCTCGCGTCCGCTCTCGAATTCCTCATCAGGAACGAGTACGTCACTGGACAGACGATCGTTGTGGATGGGGGTTACTCCCTTGTTTGA